One window of the Prionailurus bengalensis isolate Pbe53 chromosome E1, Fcat_Pben_1.1_paternal_pri, whole genome shotgun sequence genome contains the following:
- the LOC122486062 gene encoding diazepam-binding inhibitor-like 5 — translation MCQVEFEMACAAVKQLKGPVSDQEKLLVYSFYKQATQGDCNIPAPPATDVKAKAKWEAWNENKGMSKMDAMRIYVAKVEELKKNDSG, via the coding sequence ATGTGCCAAGTAGAGTTTGAGATGGCCTGCGCTGCTGTCAAGCAGTTGAAGGGACCTGTGAGTGATCAGGAGAAACTGTTGGTGTACAGCTTCTACAAACAGGCCACCCAGGGCGACTGCAACATCCCTGCCCCACCTGCCACAGATGTGAAAGCCAAGGCCAAGTGGGAGGCATGGAACGAGAACAAAGGGATGTCCAAGATGGATGCCATGAGGATCTATGTTGCCAAAGTGgaagaactgaagaaaaatgaCAGTGGATAA